A section of the Streptomyces sp. Je 1-369 genome encodes:
- a CDS encoding beta-N-acetylhexosaminidase, which yields MRSHRRTTRILGSLLLVAAAGISSFAAAPAPGEARAPAATPLGQVVPAPLAAEPGGTGYEITAKTRIRVGKGNAEERRVAEYLAEVLRPSTGYRLPVTTDKGSDGIRLRISAEPANKALGDEGYRVISARGSLTITSWSGAGLFHGVQTVRQQLPAAVEKRTKQRGPWRIAGGTVKDMPRYGYRSTMLDVSRHFFTVDQVKRYIDQAALYKMNKLHLHLSDDQGWRIAIDSWPRLTTYGGSTQVGGGKGGYYTKAQYKEIIDYAASRYLEVVPEIDMPGHTNAALASYAELNCNGVAPPLYTGTEVGFSSLCVKKDVTYDFVDDVIRELAAMTPGKYLHIGGDEAHSTSHEDFVAFMDKVQPIVAKYGKTVMGWHQLAGANPAKGAVAQYWGYDRTGAAEREQVVNAAKNGTKLLLSPADRAYIDHKYTKDTPLGLSWAGYVEVQRSYDWDPATYLKGAPEDAVIGVEAPLWTETLSTPAHLDYMAFPRLPGIAELGWSPAATHDWDTYKVRLAAQAPRWDALGIGYYASPQVPWPADSSRKSYHSMRKEGTPSRSPR from the coding sequence GTGAGATCGCACAGAAGAACGACACGCATTCTCGGCTCGCTGCTGCTCGTGGCGGCCGCCGGAATCTCCTCATTCGCCGCAGCGCCCGCCCCGGGAGAGGCGAGAGCCCCCGCCGCCACACCGCTCGGCCAGGTCGTGCCCGCGCCCCTGGCCGCCGAGCCGGGTGGCACCGGATACGAGATCACCGCCAAGACGCGCATCCGCGTCGGCAAGGGCAACGCCGAGGAGCGCCGCGTCGCCGAATACCTCGCCGAGGTCCTCCGCCCCTCCACCGGCTACCGGCTCCCCGTCACCACCGACAAGGGATCCGACGGCATCCGGCTGCGCATCAGCGCCGAACCGGCGAACAAGGCGCTCGGCGACGAGGGATACCGCGTGATCTCCGCGCGCGGCTCCCTCACGATCACCTCCTGGAGCGGCGCCGGTCTCTTCCACGGCGTACAGACCGTGCGGCAGCAGCTGCCCGCCGCCGTGGAGAAGAGGACGAAGCAGCGCGGCCCCTGGCGGATCGCGGGCGGCACCGTCAAGGACATGCCGCGCTACGGCTACCGCTCCACGATGCTCGACGTGTCACGGCACTTCTTCACCGTCGACCAGGTCAAGCGCTACATCGACCAGGCCGCCCTCTACAAGATGAACAAGCTGCACCTGCACCTGAGCGACGACCAGGGCTGGCGCATCGCCATCGACTCCTGGCCGCGCCTCACGACATACGGCGGCTCCACGCAGGTCGGCGGCGGCAAGGGCGGCTACTACACGAAGGCGCAGTACAAGGAGATCATCGACTACGCCGCCTCGCGGTACCTGGAAGTCGTCCCCGAGATAGACATGCCGGGACACACCAACGCCGCCCTCGCCTCGTACGCCGAACTGAACTGCAACGGCGTCGCCCCGCCGCTCTACACCGGCACCGAGGTCGGCTTCAGCTCCCTGTGCGTCAAGAAGGACGTCACGTACGACTTCGTGGACGACGTGATCCGTGAGCTCGCCGCGATGACGCCCGGCAAGTACCTGCACATCGGCGGCGACGAGGCGCACTCCACCAGCCACGAGGACTTCGTCGCCTTCATGGACAAGGTGCAGCCGATCGTCGCCAAGTACGGCAAGACGGTGATGGGCTGGCACCAGCTGGCAGGCGCCAATCCGGCCAAGGGCGCCGTCGCGCAGTACTGGGGCTACGACAGGACAGGCGCCGCCGAGCGCGAACAGGTCGTGAACGCCGCGAAGAACGGCACCAAGCTGCTGCTCTCACCGGCCGACCGCGCCTACATCGACCACAAGTACACCAAGGACACGCCGCTCGGCCTCTCGTGGGCGGGCTACGTCGAGGTGCAGCGCTCCTACGACTGGGACCCGGCCACCTACCTCAAGGGCGCGCCCGAGGACGCGGTCATCGGCGTCGAGGCGCCGCTGTGGACGGAGACCCTCTCGACCCCCGCCCACCTGGACTACATGGCGTTCCCGCGGCTGCCCGGCATCGCCGAGCTCGGCTGGTCGCCGGCCGCCACGCACGACTGGGACACGTACAAGGTGCGGCTCGCCGCGCAGGCCCCGCGCTGGGACGCGCTGGGCATCGGCTACTACGCGTCGCCGCAGGTGCCCTGGCCCGCCGACAGCTCCCGCAAGTCGTACCACTCCATGAGGAAGGAGGGCACGCCTTCGCGCAGCCCGAGGTAG